The DNA region GGGGTTCGGGAAGGACCGCAGGTCGCTCCCGACGGTGTCCCGGACCTCGTCGTCGAGGACGACCTCGGCGAAGGTGCTGACTAGGGTTTCCTTGCTGGTCATGGTGTCCTATCCACTTTCCGCCGCCGCTCTACCGGCGGTCTCGTCTTGAACTTGGCGATGAGGGTGAGCGCCGGGGCGGTGGCGATCGTCGACACCAGCGTCATGATCACGAGCATCGCGAACACGGCCGGGCTGATCACCTTCAGCTGGAGGCCGACGTTGAGCACCACCAGTTCCGTCAGCCCCCGGCAGTTCATCAGCGCCCCGAGGGACAGCGATTCGCGCCAGCCGACCCCGGTCAGCCGCGCCGCCGTCGTGCTGCCCACCCACTTCCCGAACACCGCCACCGCTGTGATCAGCACGGTCCAGAGCCACAGCGACCCGGAACCGAGCAGGCTGAACTCGGTGTGCAGCCCGGTGTAGGCGAAGAAGAGCGGCAGCAGCAACGTCAGGGTCACGCTGCCGAGCTTCCCGGCGGCGCGGGCGACGACCGGCTCCTTCCTCGGCGCGATCACCCCGAAGAGGAAGGCGCCGAAGATCGCGTGGATGCCGATCTCGTTGGTGGCCAGCGCCGACAGCATGATCCCGCCGAGCAGGATCGCGAGCACCGCGGATTCCGGCACGCGCGCGAGCACCTTGGCCAGCAGCGGCTTGACGACGTAGATCATCGCCACGACGAACACCAGGGTGAGCCCGACGGTCAGGAAGACCTCCGACGGCGTCCCGCCCTGGCTGACGGCGACCACCACGGCCAGCAGGCACCAGGCGGCGACGTCGTCGACGGCGGCGCAGGTGAGCGCGAGCGCGCCCAGCGGTGTCTTCGCGAGGCCGCGGTCTGTCAGGATCCGCGCCAGCACCGGGAACGCCGTCACGCTCATGGAGACCGCGATGAACAGGCCGAAGGCGAGGAAGCCGACGTCACCGCCGAAGGCCGGGTACATGCCGAGCGCGAGCACGATGCCGCAGACCATCGGCAGCGCGATGCTGACCTGGCTGACGGTCACCGCGGTGAACCCGCGCCGCCGCACCGCGTCGAGGTCGATCTCGGAACCGACCAGGTACATGAAGAAGATCAGACCCAGCTGCGACAGGATGTTGATCGCCGAGACCACCCCGCCGGGGAACAGCCAGCCGAACGCGGCCGGCCAGACGATCCCGAACAGCGACGGCCCCAGGAGGATGCCGGCGACGATCTCGCCGATCACCGCGGGCTGGCCGAGCCGCCGGGCCAGGACACCCGCCAGATGGCAGGCGCCCAGGATCACCGGAAGCGCGACCAGCAGGCGCGCGTAGGTGTCGGGCCCGCTGCCCGCGGCCTTGGCCCCAGTGCCCGCGACGGGCGCGTAGGCCGATCCCAGGCCGAGCACCACGACGACGACCGCCACCGGAACCGCGATCAGCGCGGCCCCGACGACGATCCGGCGCAATGTGATACGCCCGGATCGCTCCTGTACAGCCGATTCCATCTAGTCTCCTTGAGCGGCACGCAGTTCCAGCGTGCAGCATTTGACGCTCCCGCCCGCCTTGAGCAATTCGGACAGGTCGGCGCCGATCGGTTCGAAACCGTGTTCCCTCAGTTGCGCGGTCAGCTCGGTGGCCGCCTGCGGGAGCACGACGTGCTTGCTGTCGGAGACGGCGTTGAGGCCGAACACGGACGCGTCGGCTTCGGAAGCCAGGATCGCGTCGGGGTAAAGCTCCTTCAGCAGCAGACGACTGTCCTCGGAGAACGCCCCCGGGTAGTACATGACCGTGTCTTCGTCGAGGACGGCGAGTGCCGTGTCGAGGTGGTAGTACCGCGGGTCGATCAGCGTCAGCTTGGTCACCGGACGGCCGAAGAACTCGCGGGATTCGTTGTGCGCCTCCGGGTTCGTGCGGAACCCGGTGCCGGCGAGGATCGTCTTCCCGGCGACGAGATAGTCGCCTTCCCCCTCGTTGACCCATTGCGCCTGCCGCACGTAGCGGTATCCGTTGTCGCGGAACCACTTGAGATACGCGTCGGACTCCCCTGCCCGCTGCACGTGGTGGAACCGCGCCACGAGCACCTGCCCGTCGACCACGGTGGCGCCGTTGGCCGCGAACACCATGTCGGGCAGGCCGGGCAGCGGATCGAGCAGCTCGACGCGATGCCCCAGGTCGGCGTACAGATCACGCAGCCACTCCCACTGCGCGATGGCCAGCTCGGTGTCCGTCGGCTTCTTCGGGTCCATCCAGGGGTTGATCGAGTACTCGACGTCGAAATACGTCGGTCTGACCATCAGGTAGTGCCGTTGGGTGGCAGTCCGTGACACGCTTCCTCCACGCGGTTTTGGGCGTCTTCCGCCACCGAGCCCTTGGGTGTGGGTCCGGTTTCGTCGAACAGGATCCGGTGCTACTTCTGGGTTTCGGAGAGTTTGACCTCGATCTTCCCGGCTAGGTCGTTCGCGTTGCGCATGGCTTCGTCGAAGGACGCGCCGAGTGCGCCGATGCCGCCGAAGATGTTGTTGCCGAGCGGCGGGCGCTTGATCAGGTCACCCGGCTTGGCGAAGATCTTGAGGTAGTACAAGGCTTCCGATTCGTTCACCGCGGGCGGGACCTCGATCGAGGCGATCACCCCGCCCGGGCAGATCAGGCACATCGCGGCGGTGTGCAATCCGGTCGGGCTGAAGTGGTGGACATCCGGCCGGACACCGCGGGAGACGTCCATGAGCCCCCTGATCGGGTCGTAGCCGGCCGAAAGCCGTGCCATGTGGTCGAGTCCGCCGCCGCCCGGCCGCACGGCGATCTCCAGCAGGAACGGTTTTCCCTGATGGAAACGGACTTCGGCGTGCAGCGCGCCGCGGGTGAGGCCCTGTGCTCGCACACCGGCGGCCACTACCGCGTGCACCTCGGCCACCTGCTCGGCGGTGAGCGACGTGGGCGCGTGGTGCACGTCGTCGTCGAAGGTCTCCCCCTCCGAAGTGACCCTGTCCACAATGGAACCGAGGTAGACCTCGTCGTCCCAGGCGACCGCTTCGATGAGATGCTCGTGACCGTCCAGAAAGGACTCGACGAGCAGGCCGTGCGGGCCGAGGTCCAGCCCTTCGGCCTCCATGTTGTACCAGGACATCCCGTCGATGCCTTCGCGTGCCTGCGCGTAGCGTTCCCGCATCTTGTCTTCGTCGTCGACCCGGAAGACGAAGTTGCTCGCCGCGCCGAGGGTCGGCTTGAGGATCACCGGATAGCCGAAGTCCTCGGCCGCCCGCAGGGCCGCGTCGAGGTCTTCGACGAACCGGTAGTCCGGATGCGCGGCCCCGCCCTTCTCGTGCGCCTGCCGCATGATCAGCTTGTTCCGGCTGGTCCGCGCCGCGTCGGCACCGATACCCGGCAGGCCGAGCGCTTCGGCGACCGCGGCGACCAGGACGACCCCGGACTCGGAGAAGGTGAGCACACCGTCGAAGGATTCTTCCGCGTGCCAGGCCTTCGCGTGCCGGATCAGGTCGTCGATGTGGTTGCTGCCGGCGATCCGGTAGCGATCCGACGGCCAGAGATCCTCGGTGCCGATCCCGTTGAGCACGTACAGCACCCCGCCGAAGTCCTCGATCTGCTGGTACCGGGGCAGGTAGTAGTAGGAGTTCTGGCTGGCTTCCAGCGCGAGCAGTTTCACGACACACCTCGTAGGGCAGGACGGATCGGGTGGGCACCGCCCGCTCGCACGAGCGGCCGGTCGAGCGGTTCGAGCCCGGTCCGGACCGGGTCGGCGCCGGTCAGGCGCGCGGCCAGGGACCGGGCGATCAGCGGCGCGAATTTGAACGACGAGCCGCCGCACGCCGCGTAGGACAGGACCCGGTCGCCGAGGACGGCGAGCATCGGGCCGAGGGTGGAGCGCCGGGCCAGGTAGTGACAGTCCCGGGTGTCGACCAGCCAATCCCGGCGGAAACCCGGGATCAGCGCGGCGAACGTGTCGATCAGGTGCTCACGCCACCACGAGGGCACGGTGGCGCCGCCGATCTCGTCGACGACGCGGCACGCGCTCGCGGCGCTGAGCTTCAACGGCGTCCCGGCGACGGGCGGCACCAGCCACGCGCCGCCCGCCGAGCCGAGCGAGGTGATCGCCGGAGTGGCGGCCCACGCGGCGGCGTCGGCGGGTGGGACGTCGCAGTAGAGCATCGTTTGCCGGTGCAGCACGAGCTCCCTGGACAGCGCCGGGGCCAGCAGTTCCCTGGACCACGGGCCCGCCGCCACCAGGACGGCGTCGCCGCGAAGGATCGCGCCATCGGCCAGCCGGACCTCCGCCCGGTCGGCGTCGATCCCGATCACCTTGCGGTGCGGGTGGAGTTCCGCGTTCGCGTGCCACCGCAGGCGGGTGGCGCACGCCGTCAGCACCCGGTCGGCGAGCAGGACCCCGGCCTGCGCCTCGAAGACCGCGCCCGTCCCCGGCACGAACCCGGCGTGCGGGAATTCCCCGGCGAGTTCGTCCGCGCCGAGCACTTCGGCCTTCGATCCCGCCGCGGCCACCAGATCCCGCGCGGCCGCCGCCTCGTCCGGCGGCATCGCGGTGAGCGCGCCGACCTGTTCGTAGAACGACGTGGACAACGAGTGCTCCAGTTCGAGCCACGCGTGATGCGCGCCGACCGCGGCCGCGGTGGCCGCGGGGTCGCCGGGATGCACCGCGCGCAGCACGCGGTGCCGGTCGAACGAGGTCGCGCCGGAGAACGGGATGTCCGCCTGGTCGGCGAGCACCACTTCATGCCCGGCGGACACGCACTCCAGCGCCGTCAGCAGTGCGATGACGCCGCCGCCCGCGAGCACGACTCGCATGGTCTTCCCCGTTCGTTCGGGCACCACGAGGTACCCGGACGCCACTGCTGGGACGGTGGCATCCGGGCCTTACCCCCGTTGGGCAAGGATTTCAGGAGGCGCGCGGGGTCACGAACGTGTCGTTGATGACGTAGCCGTCGAGGCCGTACGTCTCCCCGTACTCGATGAGATCGCTGGTGCGGTTGAGGAAACCGCGCCCGTTGTTGTTCAGCGAGGTGTTGCACAGCACGCTGAACCCGGTCTGCTCGCGGAACGCTTCGAGCAGGTCGGTGATGCCGGCGTTGCGCTCCCGCGTCACCGTCTGAGTGCGCGCGGTCCCGTCGACGTGCGTGATGGCCTTCAACTCGTCCGAGGTGACGTGGTTGAAGTACAGCATGTACGGATCCTGCACCGAGCCGACGAACCATTTGGGTGCGTCGGATTCCAGCGCGATCGGGGCGATCGGGCGGTAGTCCTCGCGGCGCTTGATCTTGTTGAGCCGCACCGTGGTGTCCACGGTGAACGGCGCGGCCAGGATCGACCGGTTGCCCAGCGCCCGCGGGCCCATCTCGTACCGGCCGCGGGCCCAGCCGATGATGTTGCCGTCCTTGAGGTACTTCGCGACCTCACTCGCCACGAGCGGCCGCGTCTCGTACTTCGCGGGATCCGGGACGACGTCCTCGACGAAGTTCTCCCCCGCGTAGACGTCCCATTCGATGGTCGCCTGTCCGGTGTAGAACCATTGCGCGTCGATGGCCGTGCCCAGCGCGGAACCGCTGTCGTTGGGACACGGCGGCACGAACACCGAGGAGAACAGGCCGCTCTCGCGCCACAACCGGTTCCAGTCGCAGTTCAGGCCGCAGCCGCCGGAGATCAGCAGCGGCAGGCCTTCGGTCAGGTTCTTCTCCGCGTAGTCGTAGAACCGGTTGAAGATGGCCTGCGAGTGCTTCGCCGCCGCGTTGCGGTATTCCTGCGACCAGACGCCGGCGTTGTACAGATGGGACCAGGACATCTCCTCTTTGGACAGACCGAGGATGATGCCGTCGCGGTCGAGGATGAAGTCGATGGTCTTCTGCTCGTCCGGCGTGAGCGGGCCCGGCTCGGCGAACCCGGTCAGCGCCATCTGCTTGCCGGCGTCGTTGAACCGGAACTTCCCCTTGCCCAGCGGGAAACCCGGGTCCGCCAGCGCGAAGAGGTACGCGTACTTCGCGCCGGGGTCGGTCAGGACGTGCTGCAGGTGGGTGGCCTCGCCGCGCTCGTCGATCCGGTAGAAGTCACCGATGTTCCCTTCCCACACCAGGGAGTAGTACGCCTGGCCGGGTGCCGCGGGGGCCATCCCGAGGGAGGTGTAGATATGCGAGCGCTCGTGGGTGGAGGAGAAGTAGCGCACGTCCTTGCCGAAGAACCTGCCCGCCTCATCGGAGATCGCGCCCTCGCCGACACCGAAGTACCCGGTGCGCGACGGCGGTTCCACCGAGAACTCCCCTTGACCCAGCCGCCGAGCGCGACCACGTCGGGCTGCTTGTCGAGCATGCCCGCCGCGCGCGCCATCAGCTCGCCGGTGATCCGGTCGTAGCGCGGGTAGTTGTCCTTTTCCGACTCCAGCGCGAACAGCAGCTTGCCGTCCTCGATCGCCACGATCCCGCCATCGTGGCCCTCCTTCATCGACAGAATCAGCATTGTGTCACCGAATTTCGCTCGCCTTCATTCGTCGACTCATTCAAGCCGCGCGGCCCGTTGACCGGAAGCGCCGCGCGGCGAGAACAATCAACCTTCGGACGAGCCTCCCGGCAGGGTGCGCACGGCCTCGTGGCGCAGCGATTCGAACGCGTTCTTCCGCGCCCGGTGGCCCGCCATCGGGACGGCGGCGGCGAACGGTCCGGGCTCCCGCTGCCGTTCGGAGGCGAACGCGCTGACCAACCGGGAGACCGCGTAGCGGCCGGCGACGTTGGCGCGCTGGAGAAGTCCGGCGTCCACCACGGACTCGAGGAGTTCGTCGGCGGTCTCGATCATGATGCCCATCGCCGCGGCGACGCCGATCGACGTCGTCCAGCCCGCCCCGCTCTGCCCGAAGTGGTGGACGGCCTCCCGCTCGGTGGGCGAAAGGTGTTCGTACGCCGCGGTGAACCGGTCCCGCACGTTGACATCACCGACACAGAGGCTGTCCATGAGCCGTTCACGATCGGCGAGCTGGCCCGCCGTGTACGCGATCGCCCATTCCGGGCGGGCGGCGATCTTGCGGCCGACGATGTTGATCGCCAGCGGGAGATCCCCGCACAGTTCGGCGATCGTGTCGGTGGCGTCGTGCTCCGCCCGCACCCGGGCCGGTCCGGCGATCCGGCCGATCAAGGCCATCGATTCCTTGCGGGAAAACGTATCCAGCTCGACACGGTTCGTGTCCTCCAGGCCGAGCAGCCGCGCGCGGCTGGTCACCACGACCTGGCTGTGCGGGGCCTGACCCAGCAGCGGCCGCACCTGGCCCTCGTCGCTGACCCCGGCCAGGAGCACGAACAACTTGCGTTCCGCCAGCAGGGATCGGTAGAGCCCGATCCGCTGCATCGGGTCGTCGGGCACGAGATGCGCCGGCACGCCGAGCGCGCGCAGGAATCCGCGCACGATCCCGTTGGCCGACCGGCCCCCGGTTCCGCTGCCGCCCAGATCGGCGTAGAGCTGCCCGTCCGGGAAGTCCGCCGCCACCTCTTCCGCCAGCCGCAAGGCGAAAGCCGTCTTCCCCACCCCGATCGGGCCGCTGACGAGCAACGGCACCTTGACCGGGCCGCTCGACCCGATCATCTCCGCGGCGTCGGCGAGATCCCCTTCCCTGCCGACGAAAGTCCTCGATCCCATCGGCAGCTGGGCCGGACGGGCGAGGCGGATGACGCCGGATGCCAACGCGTGCACGCCATCCGGCGGTGCTTCGGCCGTCGGTGGCGCGGGCGCGCGTTCCTCGCCGCCACCCCCGGTCTGCCCGGCGACACTCCGCCAGCGCCGTTCCCACGCGGCGCGGTCCCCACCGCACGCGGAGACGAACGCCAGCGTCACGGCGAGCGTGGGCAGCCGGTGGCCGCTGGCCGCGCTGGACAGCACGGAAGGTGCGAACAGTGCCGTCCTGGCGAGCTCCCGGTAACTCGGGTTTCCCGCACGGTTCCTCAAAACGCGCAGATCGTGAGCGAATGCGGCGATCGGACCAGTGGAGCCGTCCAACGGTCGCTCGGGTCTGCCCATGCCATCTCCTCCCCTGGATGGGGTAACGCAATCGCACTGCGTGACCGTCATCCCTGCAGCCTTCCTGGCCACAACCCTAAAGGACCAATGAACCATGCAGCAGATACAAATAGGTGACTCAATGTACAAAGTCCAATAGTTGGACGCGGAAATTCACCCCCTTGGTGGCACCGGATAGGGTTCGCCCATGTCTGACCCCCTGCCGCCACTCGCCGAACTCCGGCGGGCCGCCGAAGTGTTCAACGGCTTCGCGAATGCGGACACCTCGTGGCTTCGACTCAGAGCGGAAACGCGGTCCGCGATCGACCTGTCACTGCCCGCGCATCGCACAATTCTTCTTCGCTGGCTCAACTCGTGGGGATGCCGAATCCGGTACCCGCGGGAAGGCGAGCCCGCCCCCTTCGACGACGGGATCCTGGCCTGGTGGGAGACCTGGGGCGCCACCCTGCCCTCGGCCGATCTCGTCGACCTGACGGACGAGGGGATCGACACCGCCGCGAAGGCGTACGCGGACCTCGCGGGTGTCGTCGTCTCGGCGGGACGGACCAGGCGTACGCTGGGCCAGACCGCCGCGGCCAAGGCACTGTATGCGTTGCGGCCCAACACGATCATGCCGTGGGACGCCGCCATCGCGGCCACTCTCCACGGCGCGCGTGACGGCGCCGCGTTCGGGAGACATCTGCGACTCGGCCGCGCGTGGGCCGCCGCGGTGATCGCGGAGGCGGGAGACGGCGGGGCGGAGATCCCCGCCCTGATGGGCAGGCCCGTGTCACTGGCGAAGATCCTCGACGAATACCTTTACGTCGCCTTCACCATGGGCGCCAAGGGTGACTGGGGAACAGACAGCGGAGAATGGTGGAAAAATGGTAACCGGGGATGACGTCAGAGAGATCGTTTCGGGGCTCCCCCGCGCCTATGAGGCGCTGGTCCGGGACCGGGCGAAGTTCCGCGTGGGGCGAATCGTCTTCCTTTCGCTCTCGCCCGACGAAACCGTGATGGGATTCGGCTATCCCAAAGAGGAGCGGGAAGCACTGGTGGCGGGCGAGCCGGACAAGTTCATGATGCCGATTCCGTCCGATATGCGCTATCAGTGGGTCCGCGCCCGGCTGTCCGCACTCGATTACGAAGAGTTACGAGAGCTGATCGTCGACGCGTGGCGAATGTGCGTGCCCAAGAAGGTCTGGGCGGAATACCTGGAAAAGAACCCGAGCTGAACTACTCCTTTCGGAGTGCGCCGTTCAGCCCTCCCGATTGCCCTTTTCGGTCCCGTGAATTCCCTTTCGGGTGACCGAAAGGCCGGAAGGCGCAGGGTCGCCGACGAAGATGGCGGGTTCGCGTGATTGAACGGACGACACACGTGTCTGCAAGGACGACACGCGTGATCAGACGGACGACACACGCGAACTCCGTCCAGTCACGCGTGTCGTCCGTCTGATCACGCGTGTCGTCCGTCTGATCACGCGAGTTCCGGGGCCGAGCACGTGTGAAGGCCCCTTTCCTCGGCTGAGCCGAGGGAAGGGGGCCTTCACAGGCGAAAGGGGCTACTCCGCGACCTCTTCGATGGCCGAGGTGCCGCGAGAGCCGGGGTTCCCGTACCGCTCCCACACCTCGTTCAGGCGGATCCGCCCGTCCGGCAGGAACTCCGGGGTGTTCGTGCTGTGCCCCGCGATCACCTGCCCGCCGGCCAGGACCATCGTGTAGGCCATGTCGATCGTCCCGTCCTCGCCGCACTTCCCGGTCAGCGAGCCGAGCCGCACCCCGCCGCCGCTCAGCTCGGCCCATACCAGGTCGTCCTTCTGCCGGTACAGGGTGACCGGCGCGTCCGGGTCGCTGCTGACCTTGCGGAACCGTTTCCCGTCGTAGTTGATCATCCGTCCTGCTCCGTCCGAGTCGGGAACCAAAGGTCGTCCGTGGTCAGATCCGCGAGGTCGTACTTCCCGAGCGCGCTGGCGAGCAGCCGCAGTTCGAGTTCGAGGCAGCGCACCAGCCGCACGAGCCCTTCGGTCGCGTCCTCGTCGACGGCGAGCAGCGCCGCCCGCCCGAGGCCGACCGCGGAAGCGCCCATCGCCAGGCACTTCAGCGCGCGGGCGCCTTCCCAGATCCGTCCCGACACCAGCAGCGACGCGTCGTGTTTGCCGACCCGGCGCAGGCATTCCACCAGCGGCAACCCCACCTGGTCGAGGAACACCGACGGCGCCCAGCCGGTGCCGCCCTCCGCGCCGTCCACGGTGACGGCGTCCGCTCCCGCCGCCCACGCGACCCGCGCCGCCTCGCCGACGTCGCGGCCCGGGTGCAGTTTCACCCAGGCACGCGCCCGCGGGTAGTTGTTGCGCATCAGGTGGATCTGCTGGCGCAGGATCTCCCCGGTGAACGTGCCCGGGCTGCTGGACCGCAGCACCATGGCCTGGTCCCTGCCGAAGGCTTCGTCCACTGTGTACTGTTCGGCGATCTCGCCGGCGGCCGTGCGCGAGAGCACGGTCATCCCGCCGAGCCCCGGCTTGGCACCCTGACCGACCTTGAGCTCGAACGCCAGCCGCCCGGTCTCCAGCAGTTCCGTCGCGGACGGGTCGCTGTAGACGAGGTTCCACACCTCCGCGTCGGCGTCTTCGGTGCTCTGCTGGACGACGACACCGCCCAGCCCGTCCGGAACGGCGCCGGCGTACGCGCGGATCCGGCCGAGCAGACCGTCCTCGACGGTTTCGCCCATCCTGCCGTAGCCGTGCATGGGCACGACGTTCTCGCCGATCACCATCGGCATCCCGAGCCTGCCCGCCTGCTCGCTCGCGGCGATCCCGAGCCCGCTGCCCGCCACCTGCGTGGAGCCGAACGCGCACAGGAACACCGGCGACGGCGCGGTGAACCCGCCGAGCACGGTCGACAGCCCGACGTCGCCGTACACCGGTTCGCGGGCGAGGTCGAACATCTTCTCCAGGCGCCGCGGGACGAACACCGGCGGCACGATCCGCGCGCGGTCGAGTTCGTCCGGCGGGGTGCCGGCGTCCGCGCCGAACAGCGACCGGCCGTATCCCGCGACGTCGGGGAAGATCGCCGCGCTGCCTTCCCGTGCCCTGGCCCGGATCGCATCCTCCGGGAGCTGCCGCGCGGTGATCACGGCGTCGCGATCCCGGGCAGCTTCGGGTACGCGTTCGCCTGCCAGATCGCGTCGAGCCCGGCGATGTACCGCGTCACCCGCTCCAGCCCCATCCCGAAACCGGCGCTCGGCGGCAGCCCCTCGCGCGCGAGGTCGAGGTACCAGGCGTACTTGGCCGGGTTCTCCCCCGTCTCCCGCATCCGCTCGATCAGCCGCCGGTACTCGTGCGTGCGCTCACCACCACTGCAGAGCTCGCCGAACCCGTCGGAGGCGATGAGGTCGAAGTTCCGCAGCACCCCCGGTTCGGTGCTGGACTCGCCGTCGGTGAACCCGCGCGACCCCTTGGGGTAGTCGACGATGAAGAACGGCCGGTTCGTCTGCTCGGAGATGATCCGCTCGCCCTGCCAGTCGATCTCCGCGTCGGCGCTCTGCCCGTGCCGCAGCCCCTGCAGCCGCGACACCGCCTCGCGGTGCGTCATCCGTTCGAAGTCCTCTTCCAGCAGCGCCGTGAACGCCTCCTGATCCCGCCCCAGTGTGGCCAAGTCCACTTTGGACTCTCGAAGGGTGTGGGCGACCACGTGCCGCAGCAGTCCCTGCGCGATGTCGAGGACCTCCTCGCGGCTCGCACGGGCGACCTCGACGTCGATCTGGGTGAACTCGACCAGATGCCGTCCGGTGGTCGAGGTCTCCAGCGGCTCCAGCCGCACATTCGGGGCGACGTAGAAGATCTTGTCGAACGCGAGCAGCGACGCCTGCTTGTACAGGATGACGCTGGTCATCATCTTGTACTTGTGCCCGTAGTAGTCGACGTCGACCTGTTTGGCGCCACGGCATCCCGGGTCGGTGACCGGCCCGATCAGCGGCGGCTGCAGCTCGACGAACCCGTTCATGCCGAGGTACTCGCGGGTGCCGGCGGTGATGCTGTTCTGGATGCGCAGGGCAGCCTGCGTCACCGGCGACGTCAGATGTTCGCGGGTGCCCGGCGGCAGCGCCGCCTCCGATGGTCCGGTCATGTCCTACTCCCCTGTGTCAGTCGGTTCACGGTCTCGATTCCCGGTAGCCCGTACTTCTCGTCGAACGACCGCTCGACGTACCGGAGCGCGTCCAGCAGGTCGTTCGAGGTCATCCGCCGGTCGCCGGGCAGGTCGACGAGGTCGCCCAGCGGCATCGCGCCGATCCGCTGCCACTCCAGGCGGCCGTCGCCGGCCAGCCGTCCGCGGGCGCGGCCGGCGTTGTCCGGATGCAGGCAGAACGGGACGTCCAACTGGCCGCGCGCGAACGCGGTGACCAGCGCCCTGCCGAGGTCGGCGTCGAGCGAGAGAACGTTGTCCACCAACGCCTTCGCCTGAGCGTGGATCCCGGTGTCGCCGAGCCTGCCGATCCGGGAGACGCCCCGGGCGGCCTCGGCGGCGTGCTCCAGCGCGGTCACGTTCTCCGCCACGGTCGGCAGCCGGTGCGCTTCGGCGGTGGTCTTGACGATCAGCCTGCTCGCCCCGGAGCGGGCGGCCAGCCGCGCGGACTCGGCGATCAGCTCCAGCGCGCCGCCCGGTGTCCTCGGGTAGACGCCCATGTAGCCGTAGATCACCACGTGCGTCCGCGCGTGCGGCACGTATTCCCTGATCAGCGCGTGCAGCGCGGCGACGGCCTCCTCGTCCTGCCCGGCGTGGGTCTGCTGCGCGTAGCTGAAGGACAAGCAGCGGATCCCGTGCCGCCAGAAGAACATCCCCTCCAGCACGCTGAGCGCGACCAGCAGCGCGGGCGGGCACAGCTGGCCCATCATGCAGCCGCCGAACGTCTCCAGATGCGGCTCCAGCTCGGGACCGCGGGCCTCGGCCAGCGTCTCGCAGGAGCGCCGCCAGTTGTCGACGGCCGCCGAAAGCGGCATCCGGCTGTACGGCAGGCAATACGACACCGGGCCGCCCTCGGTCGCGTGCAGCCCGAAGTCCAGCAGCGCCCGCACGATCCGGCGGGGATCCGCCGAACCGTGCCGCACCTGCACCGGGAAATCCCCGGTCAGCACCCCGTCGAGCAACGCCGTCGTCGTCACGGGGTCGTGGTCGACGAGCGGATACCCGTTGAGGTCGGCGCGCGCCGCCAGCGCCGCGCGCGCCGCCTCGTGGTCGCCGACCCTGGTGTAGCTGTCGATCGTGATCGTGCCGACCGTCGCGGCCCGCGCCGACCGTGTCGCCAGCAGCCCCCTGGCCATCCGTCCCGGATCGGCGAACCCCATCCTGGGCTGGACGACCAGTTCCCCCTGCGCGTGGTGGCGTGCGACCACCTCGCCGAACGAAAGTCCCCGCGGCGGGGCGAGCACGTTCATCCCGCGCCCAGCGGGACACCGGGGGCGCGGACGGACAGCGTGCGAAGGAACGTGCGGAACGGGGTCAGCCCGGCGGAGTCCTCGAACACCGCGTCGAAGCCGGCCTCCAGCAGCCGGGCCGCGTTGCTGCCGCCCGTGACGTCGAGCTTCCCGCCGATGACGACCGGCGTGGTGACCAGCTCCGGCCGGGCGCGGAAGGCCTCCATCAGCCGGACGCCGTCCTGACGGCCGTGCCCGTTGAGGCTGCTGATCACCAGCAGATCCGGCCGCCGGGTGACGCATTCGCGCACGATGGTCGCGTCCGGGACGCAGGCGCCGAGGTTGGTGACCCGGCAGCCCAGTTCCTCCAGCAAGAGCTCCAGGTACACCAGGTTCCAGGTGTGCGCGTCGGACGAGAGTCCGGTGACGATCAC from Amycolatopsis sp. EV170708-02-1 includes:
- a CDS encoding carbamoyltransferase C-terminal domain-containing protein, translating into MEPPSRTGYFGVGEGAISDEAGRFFGKDVRYFSSTHERSHIYTSLGMAPAAPGQAYYSLVWEGNIGDFYRIDERGEATHLQHVLTDPGAKYAYLFALADPGFPLGKGKFRFNDAGKQMALTGFAEPGPLTPDEQKTIDFILDRDGIILGLSKEEMSWSHLYNAGVWSQEYRNAAAKHSQAIFNRFYDYAEKNLTEGLPLLISGGCGLNCDWNRLWRESGLFSSVFVPPCPNDSGSALGTAIDAQWFYTGQATIEWDVYAGENFVEDVVPDPAKYETRPLVASEVAKYLKDGNIIGWARGRYEMGPRALGNRSILAAPFTVDTTVRLNKIKRREDYRPIAPIALESDAPKWFVGSVQDPYMLYFNHVTSDELKAITHVDGTARTQTVTRERNAGITDLLEAFREQTGFSVLCNTSLNNNGRGFLNRTSDLIEYGETYGLDGYVINDTFVTPRAS
- a CDS encoding ATP-grasp domain-containing protein; translation: MKLLALEASQNSYYYLPRYQQIEDFGGVLYVLNGIGTEDLWPSDRYRIAGSNHIDDLIRHAKAWHAEESFDGVLTFSESGVVLVAAVAEALGLPGIGADAARTSRNKLIMRQAHEKGGAAHPDYRFVEDLDAALRAAEDFGYPVILKPTLGAASNFVFRVDDEDKMRERYAQAREGIDGMSWYNMEAEGLDLGPHGLLVESFLDGHEHLIEAVAWDDEVYLGSIVDRVTSEGETFDDDVHHAPTSLTAEQVAEVHAVVAAGVRAQGLTRGALHAEVRFHQGKPFLLEIAVRPGGGGLDHMARLSAGYDPIRGLMDVSRGVRPDVHHFSPTGLHTAAMCLICPGGVIASIEVPPAVNESEALYYLKIFAKPGDLIKRPPLGNNIFGGIGALGASFDEAMRNANDLAGKIEVKLSETQK
- a CDS encoding FAD-binding oxidoreductase, which gives rise to MASGYLVVPERTGKTMRVVLAGGGVIALLTALECVSAGHEVVLADQADIPFSGATSFDRHRVLRAVHPGDPAATAAAVGAHHAWLELEHSLSTSFYEQVGALTAMPPDEAAAARDLVAAAGSKAEVLGADELAGEFPHAGFVPGTGAVFEAQAGVLLADRVLTACATRLRWHANAELHPHRKVIGIDADRAEVRLADGAILRGDAVLVAAGPWSRELLAPALSRELVLHRQTMLYCDVPPADAAAWAATPAITSLGSAGGAWLVPPVAGTPLKLSAASACRVVDEIGGATVPSWWREHLIDTFAALIPGFRRDWLVDTRDCHYLARRSTLGPMLAVLGDRVLSYAACGGSSFKFAPLIARSLAARLTGADPVRTGLEPLDRPLVRAGGAHPIRPALRGVS
- the ddaH gene encoding dimethylargininase — its product is MSRTATQRHYLMVRPTYFDVEYSINPWMDPKKPTDTELAIAQWEWLRDLYADLGHRVELLDPLPGLPDMVFAANGATVVDGQVLVARFHHVQRAGESDAYLKWFRDNGYRYVRQAQWVNEGEGDYLVAGKTILAGTGFRTNPEAHNESREFFGRPVTKLTLIDPRYYHLDTALAVLDEDTVMYYPGAFSEDSRLLLKELYPDAILASEADASVFGLNAVSDSKHVVLPQAATELTAQLREHGFEPIGADLSELLKAGGSVKCCTLELRAAQGD
- a CDS encoding cation:proton antiporter, with product MESAVQERSGRITLRRIVVGAALIAVPVAVVVVVLGLGSAYAPVAGTGAKAAGSGPDTYARLLVALPVILGACHLAGVLARRLGQPAVIGEIVAGILLGPSLFGIVWPAAFGWLFPGGVVSAINILSQLGLIFFMYLVGSEIDLDAVRRRGFTAVTVSQVSIALPMVCGIVLALGMYPAFGGDVGFLAFGLFIAVSMSVTAFPVLARILTDRGLAKTPLGALALTCAAVDDVAAWCLLAVVVAVSQGGTPSEVFLTVGLTLVFVVAMIYVVKPLLAKVLARVPESAVLAILLGGIMLSALATNEIGIHAIFGAFLFGVIAPRKEPVVARAAGKLGSVTLTLLLPLFFAYTGLHTEFSLLGSGSLWLWTVLITAVAVFGKWVGSTTAARLTGVGWRESLSLGALMNCRGLTELVVLNVGLQLKVISPAVFAMLVIMTLVSTIATAPALTLIAKFKTRPPVERRRKVDRTP